A part of Lactobacillus sp. ESL0700 genomic DNA contains:
- a CDS encoding SPFH domain-containing protein — translation MKLIIIIILLIAFFIAGCRVVPQNNEGLIETLGKYSKTVKAGFVFIIPFIQKMRRVSLAMFPAEISKYSIITKDNAEITTSLTLNYLVTDSYKYFYNNTDSVKSMVELIREHLRDIIGRMDLNEALGSTSKINTQLAEAIGDLTDIYGIRVVRVNIDELLPSPEIQKAMDKQLTADREKIAAIEKAEGEAKNIELTTKAKNDALIATAKANAQAIKTKADAEAYRINQLQASLADASEGYFRNQSLDSFNKLAAGPDNLIVVNKDEITNLGNLPAAAKVWHQAEEK, via the coding sequence ATGAAATTGATAATTATTATTATCTTACTAATTGCGTTTTTTATTGCAGGTTGCCGCGTTGTTCCGCAAAATAATGAGGGTTTAATTGAAACTTTAGGCAAATATTCTAAAACTGTTAAAGCAGGGTTTGTTTTCATTATTCCTTTTATTCAAAAGATGCGGCGCGTTTCTTTGGCGATGTTCCCCGCTGAAATTTCCAAATATTCGATCATTACTAAAGACAATGCTGAAATTACAACGAGCCTAACCTTAAACTATCTGGTAACTGATTCTTACAAGTACTTTTATAACAACACTGATTCAGTTAAATCCATGGTTGAATTAATCCGCGAACATTTGCGTGATATTATTGGCCGAATGGACTTAAATGAGGCCCTAGGTTCAACAAGTAAAATTAACACTCAATTAGCTGAAGCAATTGGCGACTTAACGGATATTTATGGTATTCGCGTTGTCCGGGTCAATATTGATGAATTGTTGCCAAGTCCTGAAATTCAAAAAGCCATGGACAAGCAATTAACGGCTGATCGTGAAAAGATTGCTGCAATTGAAAAGGCTGAAGGTGAAGCTAAAAATATTGAATTGACAACCAAAGCCAAAAACGATGCTTTAATTGCAACGGCTAAGGCTAACGCACAAGCAATCAAAACCAAAGCGGATGCTGAAGCATATCGAATTAACCAGCTGCAAGCTAGTTTGGCAGATGCTAGCGAAGGCTACTTTAGAAATCAAAGTCTAGACAGCTTCAATAAGTTGGCTGCTGGTCCAGATAATTTAATTGTCGTCAACAAGGATGAAATAACCAATCTGGGTAATCTACCAGCTGCTGCTAAAGTTTGGCATCAGGCTGAAGAAAAATAA
- a CDS encoding class I SAM-dependent methyltransferase: MDKIEELFNKFLDCVKCLQDSLNVTFGEALTETFDNLETGKIKVEMGAPDKDTVAKLSQKYAALDYDHLAQKDKVQIFTYLVLKAINEDELDVNQMPTPPAIATIIAMLMKKLLPADKDLTIVDPAVGTGSLLYEVVNQLKMANHSKLNYELAGIDNDEEVLNFADVGAHLNGIKIDLYCQDALSPWLLESPEAVVSDLPIGYYPIDDNAANFATKAEKGHSFAHLLFIEQIIKNLQPGGYAFLVVPKSILSGKVGADFMPWLAEKVFLRTIVELPDNMFQNKFNQKSVLVFQNHGTGISSSEVLLTKLDSIKKQEELIKLNVKLNEWYTNNIH, translated from the coding sequence ATGGATAAAATTGAAGAACTTTTTAATAAATTTTTGGACTGTGTTAAGTGTCTGCAGGATAGCTTAAATGTTACTTTTGGTGAGGCTTTAACCGAAACCTTTGATAATCTTGAAACAGGTAAGATTAAGGTTGAAATGGGTGCCCCAGATAAGGACACGGTTGCTAAGTTAAGTCAAAAATATGCGGCACTAGATTATGATCATTTAGCGCAGAAGGACAAAGTACAAATTTTTACTTACCTAGTCCTTAAAGCAATTAATGAAGACGAATTAGACGTCAATCAGATGCCGACACCACCAGCTATTGCCACAATTATTGCAATGTTGATGAAGAAGCTGCTGCCGGCAGATAAGGACTTGACGATTGTCGACCCAGCAGTTGGAACTGGTAGTTTGCTATATGAAGTTGTTAACCAGTTGAAAATGGCTAACCATTCTAAGCTGAATTATGAGTTAGCTGGAATTGATAACGACGAGGAAGTGCTGAACTTTGCCGACGTTGGTGCTCATTTAAATGGGATTAAGATTGACTTGTATTGCCAGGATGCTCTTAGTCCTTGGTTACTTGAAAGTCCAGAGGCAGTAGTTAGTGATTTGCCAATTGGTTATTATCCGATTGATGATAATGCAGCTAATTTTGCAACGAAAGCTGAAAAAGGGCACTCATTTGCACATCTTTTGTTTATTGAGCAAATTATTAAAAATCTGCAGCCTGGAGGCTATGCCTTTTTAGTTGTGCCCAAATCAATTCTTTCTGGTAAAGTTGGGGCTGATTTTATGCCGTGGCTTGCCGAAAAGGTCTTCTTGCGGACGATTGTTGAGTTACCGGATAACATGTTTCAGAATAAATTTAACCAAAAATCAGTCTTGGTATTTCAAAATCACGGCACTGGTATTAGTAGCAGTGAGGTTTTGCTCACAAAGTTAGACTCAATTAAGAAGCAAGAGGAGCTAATTAAGCTTAATGTTAAGCTAAATGAGTGGTATACTAATAACATTCATTAA
- a CDS encoding acetate kinase has protein sequence MKKVLAINSGSSSFKYKLFALPEEKVLAEGLADRVGIDGSSFEIKLANGEKHKEEVAIPDQETAVNLLLKALEEYKVISDLSEIVGVGHRVVAGGEEFSDSVIVDKDKLQAIYDLKEYAPLHNPAEGKGIEAFMKLLPEVPEVAVFDTSFHQTLDPVHYMYSIPYKYYQEYGVRKYGAHGTSVRYIVGRAAEMLGKDAKDLKMVVCHLGSGASITAVKNGKSYDTSMGFTPLAGITMGTRSGDVDPSVLQYIMNKDNIDINQMISILNDKSGLLGISEISSDMRDLEDNADKKANLAREIFVDRVIQYIGSYVAEMGGVDAIVFTAGVGEHDSSVRENVMKAFEFIGLDPDFEANKSNGEKFISKDGSKVKAMIIPTDEELMIERDVVRLAHLN, from the coding sequence ATGAAAAAAGTTTTAGCAATCAACTCAGGTAGTTCTTCTTTTAAGTACAAGTTATTTGCTTTACCAGAAGAAAAGGTATTAGCAGAAGGCCTTGCTGACCGTGTTGGTATTGATGGTTCATCATTTGAAATCAAATTAGCCAACGGCGAAAAGCACAAGGAAGAAGTAGCTATTCCAGATCAAGAAACAGCCGTTAACTTGTTGCTTAAAGCATTAGAAGAATACAAAGTTATCTCTGATTTAAGTGAAATTGTTGGTGTTGGTCACCGTGTTGTTGCTGGTGGGGAAGAATTCTCAGATTCAGTAATCGTTGACAAGGACAAATTACAAGCAATTTATGACTTGAAGGAATATGCACCATTGCATAACCCGGCTGAAGGCAAGGGAATTGAAGCATTTATGAAGTTGCTTCCAGAAGTACCAGAAGTTGCTGTCTTTGATACTTCATTCCACCAAACTTTGGATCCAGTACACTACATGTACTCAATTCCTTATAAATATTATCAAGAATATGGTGTACGTAAGTACGGTGCTCACGGTACTTCAGTTCGTTACATTGTTGGCCGTGCTGCTGAAATGCTTGGTAAAGATGCCAAAGATTTGAAGATGGTAGTTTGCCACTTGGGTTCAGGTGCATCAATTACTGCTGTTAAGAACGGTAAGTCTTACGACACTTCAATGGGCTTCACACCACTTGCAGGTATCACAATGGGTACTCGTTCAGGTGATGTTGATCCTTCAGTTTTACAATACATTATGAACAAAGACAACATTGATATTAACCAAATGATTAGTATTTTGAATGACAAGTCAGGATTACTTGGTATTTCTGAAATTTCTTCAGATATGCGTGACTTGGAAGATAATGCTGATAAGAAGGCTAACTTAGCTCGTGAAATCTTTGTTGACCGTGTAATTCAATACATTGGTTCTTACGTTGCTGAAATGGGTGGCGTTGATGCGATTGTCTTCACTGCCGGTGTTGGTGAACACGACAGCAGCGTTCGTGAAAATGTCATGAAGGCTTTTGAATTTATCGGTTTGGACCCAGACTTTGAAGCTAACAAGTCTAACGGCGAGAAGTTCATTTCTAAAGACGGCTCAAAGGTTAAGGCAATGATTATTCCAACTGATGAAGAATTGATGATTGAACGTGATGTTGTTCGTTTAGCTCATTTGAACTAA
- the manA gene encoding mannose-6-phosphate isomerase, class I yields MEPIFLTPYFRQKIWGGRKLQTIFNYDIPAGKVGEAWIISGYKDDASLVSQGPLKGQTLRQVYHEHPDLFGNPEEKEFPLLVKFLDANDNLSVQVHPDDEYARKVENDSGKTESWYVLQADPDSYLIYGHTAKTRDELANMIHQGQWDKLLRKVPVKAGDFFYVPAGTIHALTKGIMVIETQQSSDVTYRLYDYDRVDEKTGKQRELHTQKSIDVTTVPHVDPRIDVKVTNEQGATIKTLVEPPVSPHFYLWQIDLDGQWQTSLNGHPYLLVSVIKGEGQLQVGNQTYKLKVGTNFIIPNQMKDFSFIGKMKIVMSAPAK; encoded by the coding sequence GTGGAACCAATATTTTTAACACCGTATTTCAGACAAAAAATCTGGGGTGGGAGAAAACTACAAACAATTTTTAATTATGATATTCCAGCTGGCAAAGTAGGCGAAGCATGGATTATTTCTGGATATAAAGATGATGCGTCGCTGGTTAGCCAAGGCCCATTAAAGGGGCAAACGTTGCGGCAAGTATATCATGAACATCCGGACTTATTTGGCAATCCTGAGGAAAAAGAATTTCCATTATTAGTTAAATTTCTGGATGCTAATGATAACTTGTCAGTGCAAGTTCATCCCGATGATGAATATGCTAGAAAAGTGGAGAATGACAGTGGCAAAACTGAGAGCTGGTACGTTTTACAAGCCGATCCAGATTCATATTTAATCTATGGTCATACTGCCAAGACGCGTGATGAATTAGCCAATATGATTCATCAGGGGCAGTGGGATAAGCTTTTGCGTAAGGTGCCGGTTAAGGCTGGCGACTTTTTCTATGTTCCAGCGGGAACAATTCACGCTTTAACTAAAGGAATTATGGTAATTGAGACCCAGCAATCCAGCGATGTTACTTACCGATTATACGATTATGATCGAGTTGATGAGAAGACAGGCAAGCAGCGTGAGCTGCACACACAGAAGTCGATTGATGTTACCACAGTGCCACATGTTGACCCAAGAATTGACGTTAAAGTAACTAACGAGCAGGGAGCAACTATTAAGACTTTAGTTGAGCCGCCAGTGTCACCACATTTTTATTTATGGCAAATTGATTTAGATGGTCAGTGGCAAACTAGCTTAAATGGTCACCCTTACCTATTAGTTTCGGTTATTAAAGGAGAGGGACAACTGCAAGTTGGCAATCAGACTTATAAGCTAAAGGTTGGTACTAATTTCATTATTCCTAATCAGATGAAAGACTTCTCGTTCATTGGTAAAATGAAAATAGTAATGTCTGCTCCTGCTAAGTAG
- a CDS encoding HAMP domain-containing sensor histidine kinase, giving the protein MKLIYQHLLSFLLIIVTTVSIIGYAEIKSVTAQSYEQNYRRMDDYASSLGDLAANDQKNGTIMLNSEFLDQLQFVLRGDDLHLHIFNSQGMQIYPKSRRLLRLKGNVFAALSHGEEIHIRNNNEEKSYLCHTKNAYTGVIVPWMSGHKIVGAIWLGSLVKDVERPIDTAKRNLINALIIALFVGLIMSAILSYYSTNKINRLSRAIKKVRSGNLDVQIEQTGNDEIDQLADSFNKMVQALKEYNQEVKSQEKRRDQFMADAAHEMRTPLTTINGILEGLQYDAIPEESKPKSIDLMRRETERLIRLVNENLDYEKIRNNQINLSKTQFNASKVLEDVIIQLKQNADKVNDQLEIEVPSELPIYADRDRLTQIIVNLVQNAIQFTTNGHILLSGRRITHGTEIAVKDDGIGMNKEQMKYIFERFFKADPSRARLGTGESGLGLAIVSSLVKQHGGKVSVTSEMGKGAQFTITIYDQGYEQYLTK; this is encoded by the coding sequence ATGAAGCTAATCTATCAACACTTACTTAGTTTTTTGCTAATTATTGTGACGACGGTATCAATCATTGGCTATGCCGAGATTAAATCGGTGACAGCCCAATCTTATGAGCAAAATTATCGGCGCATGGACGATTATGCTTCATCATTAGGTGACTTAGCTGCTAATGACCAAAAGAATGGCACTATCATGCTTAACTCGGAATTTTTGGATCAATTGCAGTTTGTCTTGCGTGGTGATGACCTTCACCTGCATATTTTTAACAGTCAGGGGATGCAAATCTATCCTAAAAGTCGCCGCTTACTCCGCTTAAAAGGCAATGTTTTTGCCGCGTTAAGCCACGGTGAAGAAATTCACATTAGAAATAATAATGAAGAAAAATCGTATTTGTGTCATACGAAAAATGCGTATACGGGTGTAATTGTCCCGTGGATGAGTGGACATAAGATTGTTGGGGCAATTTGGCTAGGTTCGCTTGTCAAAGATGTTGAGCGGCCAATTGACACAGCCAAACGCAATTTAATCAACGCGTTAATTATTGCCTTATTTGTCGGGCTAATTATGAGTGCCATCTTGAGCTATTATTCAACCAATAAGATTAATCGCCTTTCACGAGCAATCAAAAAAGTGCGCTCTGGTAATCTTGATGTGCAGATTGAGCAGACGGGTAATGATGAGATTGACCAGTTAGCTGATAGCTTTAACAAGATGGTGCAGGCATTAAAAGAATATAATCAAGAAGTTAAATCACAGGAAAAGCGCCGCGACCAATTTATGGCTGATGCAGCCCATGAAATGCGTACACCGCTTACGACAATCAATGGTATTCTGGAAGGATTGCAGTATGATGCTATTCCGGAAGAGTCCAAACCGAAATCAATTGACCTAATGCGTCGGGAGACCGAGCGCTTAATTCGCCTAGTTAACGAAAATTTAGATTACGAAAAGATTCGTAATAATCAAATTAATTTAAGTAAGACGCAATTTAATGCCAGCAAGGTTTTAGAAGATGTGATCATTCAACTAAAGCAAAATGCCGATAAGGTTAACGATCAGCTCGAGATAGAGGTACCATCTGAATTACCAATTTATGCTGATCGTGACCGGTTAACCCAAATTATTGTCAACTTGGTGCAAAATGCAATTCAGTTTACTACTAATGGCCACATTTTGCTTAGTGGTCGCAGAATTACTCACGGAACGGAAATCGCGGTCAAGGATGATGGGATTGGGATGAACAAGGAGCAAATGAAGTATATCTTTGAGCGCTTCTTTAAAGCCGATCCGTCACGTGCTCGTCTGGGAACGGGTGAATCAGGTCTGGGGCTAGCGATTGTTTCCTCTCTTGTTAAGCAACACGGCGGCAAGGTATCGGTAACTTCCGAAATGGGCAAGGGAGCACAATTTACGATTACAATTTATGATCAAGGTTATGAACAATATTTAACTAAATAA
- a CDS encoding response regulator transcription factor — translation MKLKILMVEDDSSVAEMMGMFFAKEGWTEDVAVDGVQAVEMFKEHVDEYDLITLDLNLPKKDGIQVAKEVRALSPTVPIIMLTARDSEADQILGLGVGADDYVSKPFSPLALIARIKALHRRIMIEDNQSHPKLAKRTSDYDVNTKHVKISKARREVLFDDKKVANITPKEFDLLYTMAQKPKQVFSRGQLLEAVWGYDYFGEERTVDAHIKKLRQKLEKVGADVIQTVWGVGYKFDDEQVKK, via the coding sequence ATGAAATTAAAAATTTTGATGGTTGAAGATGATAGTTCTGTCGCTGAAATGATGGGGATGTTTTTTGCTAAAGAAGGCTGGACAGAAGATGTTGCCGTCGATGGCGTGCAGGCTGTTGAAATGTTTAAAGAACACGTTGATGAATACGACTTGATTACTTTGGATCTTAATTTACCTAAAAAGGATGGTATCCAGGTTGCTAAGGAGGTACGCGCGCTTTCGCCAACAGTACCGATTATCATGTTAACGGCTCGTGATAGTGAGGCCGATCAGATTTTGGGATTAGGTGTCGGCGCCGACGATTATGTTTCTAAGCCTTTTAGCCCGCTGGCATTAATTGCGCGGATTAAGGCATTGCACCGCCGAATTATGATTGAAGATAATCAAAGTCATCCTAAATTAGCTAAACGAACGAGTGATTATGATGTTAATACCAAGCATGTCAAGATTTCCAAGGCTCGGCGTGAAGTTTTATTTGATGATAAAAAGGTGGCCAATATAACGCCCAAGGAATTTGACTTGCTTTATACAATGGCCCAAAAGCCCAAGCAAGTTTTTTCACGCGGCCAGTTGCTTGAAGCTGTCTGGGGCTATGACTATTTTGGCGAAGAACGAACTGTCGATGCCCATATTAAGAAATTGCGGCAAAAATTGGAAAAGGTTGGTGCTGATGTGATTCAAACTGTGTGGGGTGTTGGCTATAAGTTTGATGATGAGCAGGTTAAGAAATGA